TTTTTTGAAAATAATGAATTCAGAATAAGACAATATTTAATGCAGGATTTTAATGAAGAACTGGCAATGCTAAGTGCAGTAAAACAAATATTTAAAAATTTTGAATTTATTGTCTCCTATAATGGTAAAGCATTTGATATTCCCCTATTATCAACAAGATATCTAATCAATAAAATGTCTGATAAACATTTAAACCTTCCCCATATTGATTTACTTTTTCCATCCAGGTTTTTGTATAGAAAGGATTTGCCAAATTGTAGATTAAAAACAATCGAGAATAAAGTTTTAGGGATCTGGGAAGATAGAATTGGTGACATTGATAGTTCACTAATTCCGTATATATATTTTGATTTTTTAAATACCAAAGATGCGAGAATTTTAAAGTCAGTTTTTAAGCACAATATTATAGACCTTATTTCATTAGTAACTCTAATAGCAAAATTAGCTTCCTATATTGAAAATTATAATGAAATAAATCTAAGTTACAACCAAATAAGATCACTTACAAAAATATTTTTTTTGAAGAAGAATTTTAATGATGCAGAAAAACTTATAATGAGAGCTATACAAAATGCTGATAATAAAGAAGATTTGGAAGAATGCAAAATGTGGTATGGCTTTATTTTAAAAAAGATGAGAAAATTTGATGACTCA
This window of the Actinomycetota bacterium genome carries:
- a CDS encoding ribonuclease H-like domain-containing protein, with amino-acid sequence KNDEIKNLNLKKAVFIDTETTGLSGGIGTAVFLVGILFFENNEFRIRQYLMQDFNEELAMLSAVKQIFKNFEFIVSYNGKAFDIPLLSTRYLINKMSDKHLNLPHIDLLFPSRFLYRKDLPNCRLKTIENKVLGIWEDRIGDIDSSLIPYIYFDFLNTKDARILKSVFKHNIIDLISLVTLIAKLASYIENYNEINLSYNQIRSLTKIFFLKKNFNDAEKLIMRAIQNADNKEDLEECKMWYGFILKKMRKFDDSSKILEELVLDDTKEIEIYRQVAIYQEHQNKNYQKAINFCNKALKIMKDEYNIRRRDYYINDINYRLARLYRKSSKK